Below is a window of Xiphophorus maculatus strain JP 163 A chromosome 19, X_maculatus-5.0-male, whole genome shotgun sequence DNA.
AAATGATGTAATTTCAGGAAGTGATTTACTCCTCATGTGATTTGCGATTTTGTACCAAAACAGCATATTTTGCTATTTAAAGCCTTTAGATTTACATTAGCTGCTGTCGAGGCgtctcttaaagctgcagtacagtttttatttttgcagattcTGCATTTTTTCTGTAGTACCCAATCGTCGGATTTCCCTGGCAAGTTTAGAGTTTGAGTTTCACAATTCAACATAGACATGAATTTGATTTGACAGATGAgattcacacacaaaaagatGTAACATGATGCAATTTAAAAACACGATAAAGCCAAATCAGAGTCTTCCTAAAATGTGCCATaaagttgcttttatttgaattgaatGTTAAATAGGACCTTTACTGAAAAACACAGTTGGGTTCAACTGTAtgttaagctaaataaataagaaattaaccAAATCCtggtcttgttgctgaaaatgcaaatgaaaccAAATCTAGACAAAGTTGATCAACATTTAgggcattttatttattcagttttttatttttaaatttcaaaccTGCAAAaccctttttatgttttgcatcaataattatttacagattGCTTGATTTGTTGAAATATTATGTGTTAATTTATTGTTAAGCAggtaaaaatggaataaaatattcCTACAAATACTTTCAATTTGACAGTTTTCTAAAACTTGCTCTGTATTCCTACACAGTCTGAAATATTATTGAATTTGAGCATTTTCTAGGTTTAAATcagtaaaacaatttttatttttcttgcctttttcccctccttttgttttctaaagaatATAAATCGTATAAGTCTGCTCAAGCCAGCGGTTTAATCTTTACTGCAAAGCTTTGTTCCACATCATAACTTCGTTTTTGTCATCTATTTTAGTGACGATGTGCAAAAATAGCACGATTAAGTGATGCTAATCTATAGCGtttgtataattttattaaaattagttgGCTCCCAGTATTACTGCTGTACaatttgatattaaaatatttctatctTTCTTGCAGAAACTGCTGGATAATTATTTAATCACCAACTCCAAAAACCCAGAGAGCAAAGTCTTCTACCTAAAGATGAAGGGAGACTACTACAGATACCTGGCAGAAGTTGCCTCTGGAGACAACAAATCGAGTAAGACCAcaaaatttctttaatttcagtaatccattttattttaatctgcttctaaaatgttatttgcaaagttacaaaacagttaatgtttttaatctttttggtttgttttagaAACTATTGAAAACTCACAGCAAGCGTACCAGTCTGCGTTTGACATCAGCAAGACTGAGATGGAGCCCACACACCCCATCCGCCTGGGACTGGCCCTCAACTTCTCCGTCTTCTTCTACGAGATCCTGAACTCCCCAGATAAGGCCTGCGAGCTGGCCAAGAAGGTCGGCACGCTTCCCGAACGCCGCCGTCTCTCCGCTACGTCAAATGGAAACTCTTGAACAAccatcttttcttttgcagGCGTTTGATGATGCTATTGCAGAGCTGGACCAGCTTCATGAAGAGTCCTACAAGGACAGCACCCTCATCATGCAGCTGCTCAGAGACAACCTGACAGTAAGCTCTGCTTTCAAATGAACTGCTGTCCTACAGTTTAATTACAATGAGGTGTCTAGAACGGccaaaaaatatggaaatttagagattaatctcagaaattttttgaaaaaacaaggaaaattctgagtttgaaaagttgaaaatttgcttgTGGAAATGTagtaattctgagattaattgtagagaatttttagaaaaagaaaagaaaatttctgagtttgaaaagtaggAAATTGGGCTTGTGGAAACTTagtaattttgagattaatctcaaaacactttctagaaaaaacatgaaaatttctgagtttggagAGTCGAACTTTTGCTGGTAGAAACAAAGGAATcttgagattaattttaaaaagaaattctagaaaaatgcagaaatttctcagtttgaaaagttgaaaatttgcttgttgaaacttagaaattttgagattaatctaaaaaaattctagaaaaaaacagaagtttctgtgtttttgaaaaGCCAAATTTGACTATGTGCAGTGACCCTAATATGCCGACACAGGTGTCTTAAccaggtgcatctcaataaataattccagtaaaaatggaaaataatattttagaaagCCATGTTCCAAGTGTTTTATCTGTTAATTTGGAGACATCCCAAGATAAccctacggaagaggattattccactgaaaaaataaataaataaacatttcaaacttttttttttctgattgtgaAAACTTCACACTGCACCTGAAGTAACTTGGGTTATGAGCCTTCCCAAACTTTGggacattgatttaaaaaattataataatactCAGCTCAAGGCATAGAGTTGTATTATATCCTGGATATGTCTGTgtgctagattttttttccttccactaaaccttCCATCAATATGATTGgatacagaaatgtatttaacaaTTACCATTTTGTGGCCATcattataaaaattaataaagataACGCTTTAATGAGTAGAGAATCTAAATTAGGAGTTTCACCTTTTGAATGGACTGacattaactttttaatgatattccagtttattttcagttatttggGACTTATTGGTTAAATAAGTAACATACAGCAGTATCGGCTTTGTATTAAAGTCAC
It encodes the following:
- the LOC102221889 gene encoding 14-3-3 protein beta/alpha-1-like — its product is MDRTDLIQKAKLAEQAERYDDMADCMREVTEMGGELSNEERNLLSVAYKNVVGARRSAWRVMSSIGLKTDGSEKKQQMVKEYREKVEKELEDICNNVLKLLDNYLITNSKNPESKVFYLKMKGDYYRYLAEVASGDNKSKTIENSQQAYQSAFDISKTEMEPTHPIRLGLALNFSVFFYEILNSPDKACELAKKAFDDAIAELDQLHEESYKDSTLIMQLLRDNLTLWTSDNAPEEGNAGEGEAGETEN